The stretch of DNA GTCGGTTTTTGCGATGCACTTTCCCGTCGAGACGTCTGTCGAGACAGGGACGGGAGACAGGCCCGGGGCGCTGAAAGGCGCTCCTATCGCGCTTGTCGTCGACGACGATCCGGCGGTGGCGAAAGTGACAGCTAGAATGTTCACATCCCTCGGACTCTTCACACTGACCGCCTGCGATCCGGAGCACGCAAGGGTCACGCTCAAGGAGCGCGATGATATCGCGGTGCTCATAACCGACGTGATTATGCCAAGGCTCAGCGGGGTCGAATTGGCGAGGGAGGCGAGGCGCTTAAACCCCGCGATCGAAGTCGTCTTCATATCGGGTTATCCGGAAGAGGACCTTATGGTCGACGGGGTCGGCCGCTCTGTGTATTTGCAAAAGCCGGCGAGACGGTGGGAGGCCGAGGCGATCGTGAAGGACTTCGGCCTGAGTCATTAGGGTGCGCATTCTCCGCGCGCGACACAAGTGATCTTCGAGAAATCGACTTCGCGGTAGCTGCGATGGTATGTCTTGCGGCGATTGGGTGTCGGAGCCTTCGATCATCCCACGTCCCTGGGGGAAAAGCGTTCAGAGCTCGACTAAGAGGAATGCGACGACGCTGATGTGAGGGGCTGTAGTCTCGTTTCAGGGCGGTGAAGCCATGCGACAGTAGCGCACCTCAAGCCCAAACAACTCCTGGCATCGACCCGGTTAATCAAGGTTAGCGTATTTCTACGCATTCACCTTACGCTATAATCTTCTTACCGCTTAACAATAATGAACGCGAGGTTAGGAGCTCGTCGGTCAATCTAGGAATAAACGCTTTCGTATCGCCGAAAAATCACAAAATTGCCAAATCACTTAATAGATTTTTCGGATGAAGTAATATATCATCGGAAGAGGTCGTGATGAAGTATGAGAGCTTAGATGATCTTACTGCAGCGATTCAATCTGCGAATGCAGTTAAAATTGATGTAACAATATTAAGTGAAGATCAATGCAAGGCTCGTAAGGCCGAATCGCCATGTGAGGGCGATAGGTCCATAGATGAAATTGCAAAAAAGATTTATCGTGCTCGACGAAAAAGGGACGTGATTTTTGAAGATTACTCGATTTTTGGGGAGCCAGCATGGGACATATTGCTAGACTTATTTGTCAATAATTCGGTCGGTCGAAGTGTCTCAGTTAAGAGCGCCTCGCTTGGATCGGCAGCTCCAGACACGACTGCACTGCGTTGGTTGAGGGTCTTGGAGCGATCCGGGTTGATTCATTTTACTCAGGATCAGTCAGATGGAAGGCGTAAACTGATTAGCCTGACCCAAGAGGGTGACCAACAAATGCGCCGTTACCTGCTGGCTGTCGCGAGCTGACTCCGTTACGTAGCGCCGGCACTCACTGTGGTAGCCAGAAGATGACCGTTGCTGCGATGCAGATGGCAGATATGAACGCCTCGGCGCAGCGGTCGGAACGAGTGTGGATGCGCCGCCAGTCCTTAAGTTTGCCGAAGATATTCTCGATTTTGCTACGATTGCTGTAGAGGGCCATGTCGTGCGGCAGGGGCGCTTTTCGGTTCTCCATGGATGAGAGTCAGGCGGTGATTGCGCGCTCGGCAAAGGTGTGAACTGACCAGTCGGCATCATAGCTGCGGTCGGCGAGCAACGCCGTGGCATTGGTGCAGGCATCCATCATCAACGCCGCTCCTTTTGTAGTCGCTCATCTGCCCTTTGCTGTGCAGCATGATCAATTATCGTCCCTTGCCATCGCAGAGTGCGTGGGGCTAAAGGTTCAAGCTGCCCTCGGTGCACCCGATACGTTTGATTAGGTGCCCTTTTTTCAGGCTTGCCTCCCCGTGCGCCTTGAGATGAGTGGTCTCGAGCATCAGCCGGTTGGGCTTCCACCCTTGTCGGCGAGGTTCGTGAATATCCATTTTCACACGCCTAGGCGGCTCCAGCGGATAAACATATTGTAGACCGTTTTGTGCGGGCCACAACCTGCCGGTGCATCGCGCCAGCGCAAGCCGTTCCTGATCATGAAAATGATGTCGCTAACGACCCGCCGATCATTCATATGCGGGATGCCGTAAAATAGAGGAACATCGGGCTAAACCCGCCCCATCTGCGCCTCGCTCAACAACCACGGCTCGGACATCGGTAGCACACCTCCTCGGTGCCGTTATTGAAGCGGGAGGCATGAGGAGCACTGTCAAGCCATCGCCGCCAGCGCAACGATTTCATGGGGCCTGATCCTACTTAGAAGCGATCCATCGCTATGTGGCGAAAAGCCGAATGGTGATTTCGTGATGCTCGGATATTCATCTATCAGCGATTAGAGCCCGGCATAGTGCCCACCGCTTGCTAACCTTGGACCGCCCGGGTCTGGAATCTTACGCCTTGATGAGGTCGGTGAGCTGATCTTTCCGTCCAAAATGCGTAAATCCACCTAAGCGGGGTCATACTGTTTTGACCGAGGTCTATCTTTCATAGTGACCGAATGACGCGGTCCTTTCCCGGTATCGCCTTGTTCGCCATGGCTTTCCTGCCTGTCGCAGGAGCCGGGGCGGAGCCGGGAGATGCGCGGCGAAGCGAAGCGGGCGGGAATTCCAAACCCCCGCCGGCAAGTGCGACCGCCTCTGCCCGGGTTCTTCCGGGCGAGCGGCTGAACTGGTCCTCGGCCCCGCCCGGAAGGCCCTATACGCATGAGACTTCGGGTCGCGCCGATGTGTCTCATTCCAGAGTTGCGCGCCGGCCCACCGGGGCGGCGAGGGAAGGGAGGTGACATTCTATGTCGATTTCGCATGATGGCCTGAACAACGCGCCGTTTGTCGAGGGGGGCGTTGGCGACAATGACGAACTCGACGAAGCGTTTGATTCGCATGACGAAACATCGGTCCAGCAGGCTGCGGCGAGCCCCGATCGCCGTGCGGACCGGCGCGTGGTGTCCGCCTTCCGCCCCGGCTGCGTGCTCGCCGAGGGTCGCATGCTGCTCGGCATCATCCGCAACCTGTCGGCGGGCGGGGTGATGATTGAGCTCGACGAGCCTCTCGAGCCGGGCACGCGGGTGCGCTATTTCTGGGACGAGACCAACGTCATCGACGCCGTCGTCGCGTGGAGCGAAGGCCGCCGCCACGGGCTCGACAATGCCGAGGCCGCGCGCCCCTTCGACAATCCCTTCCCCTACCGCTCGGTCCGCGTCCCCTGCGCCATGCGCGCCGAGATCTGGGCGCAGGGCAACCGCCACTTCGCCACGCTCGAGAACCTGTCGCTGGGCGGCATGCGGGTGAGCGGCTTTCGCGCCCCGCGCGGCGCGCTGCTCACCGTGCGGCTCGGCGCGGTCGAGCTGGCGGGGGCGAGCGTGCGCTGGTCGCGCGACGGCGAGACCGGCATCCGCTTCGCCAAGCCGCTCACCCGCGACGAGCTTTCACGCATCCTTAGCGGCATGGGCGCTGGCGATAGGGAGGAATCGGAGGTCAACGCGGACGACATAGGCTAGCCGCCGTTATCCTCGTTCCCTGACTCGAAGTCGAGCGATCACCGCACAACGTCTCATTTCCTTGATCCTGCGCCGCGCACTACGAGGCGTATTCAGGAAACCCGTCCTACAGGAACCCGGACACGAGCCTCGCAGCGGGGCGCAGGGCCGGTCAGAAGTCGCTCCAGTCCTCCTCGATGCCGGGTGCATCTGCTGTCACCTGAAGTGCAAGATTGCCTAAAGCGCGTGGTGTCGGCCGCCGTCGCTGGACGTGATGCTTCACTGTTGTCACGCGACGCGCCTCCGTTGCATCGAGATCGACTCCGGCGGGTGATGGATCGACTTCGAAGGCATTGACAGTTGAGTGGAGCTTGTCGGCCTCATGCGCGAGCGAGCTTGCGGCAGCGGTGCATTCCTCGGCCATGGCGGCATTCTGTTGGGTCGATTGGTCCAGCTCGCCCACCGCCGTATCAATCTGCGAGAGGCTCTCGGCCTGCTCTTCTGTCGAGCTGGCGATCGCTTCGATTGAACCGGTCAGTTCAGATACGGCCTCTGCAATGAGGTCAAAAGCCTTTCCGGTGCGCTCGACCAGAGCGACTCCAGAAGAGACCTGCGTGCTAGTGCCGGTGATCAGGGACTTGACCTCCTCAGCCGCCGATGAGCAGCGCTGGGCCAGTGCGCGCACCTCGCTTGCGACAACCGCGAAGCCCTTGCCGCTCTCTCCGGCGCGTGCCGCTTCGACCCCGGCATTCAAGGCAAGTAGGTTGGTTTGAAAGGCAATCGCATCGATAACCCCGATAATATTGGTGATTTCCTCGCTTGATTGCTCAATCTGTCCCATCGCCTCGCCTGCTTCCGCGACGATCTTTGCACCTTCGGCAGCCCTAGCGTTTGTTTCTCTGATGGTTCCGCGCGCTTTGCTTGCAGTCTTGCGAGTCTCGCGCACCCGTGTGGCGACCTGCGTAACGGCCGCAGCCGTCTCCTCCAGATTGGCTGCTTGCTGTTCGGTTCTGCGTGCCAGGTCATCTGAAGCCGTCTGGATCTCGCTTGATCCGGTCGTGATCGTGCCGACACCGTCGATTACGGCGGCGACCGTCTTATGGAGCGCGGCAACGGTTGAATTGAAATCCTTCGCGACCTTGGCGTATTCTGAAGGTAGATTGACCGGATCGATGTTGAGCTTGCCGGTCGCCATCTTCGACAAGGCTTCCCCAAGGACTTCGTTGAGCGAGCTGACCTTGTTGTTGATGTCCAAGAAATAGGAAGACAGCGCGATGTCCACGTCCAGTAGCGAGACCTTCACAAGTGCTGCAACTCGGCGGGCCTCGGCGCGCTTCCAAGGCAAAAGAGACTTCCAACCTGGCGCAATCATCTGTGTGACCAGATCATCGAGAATGCGCGCATAGCTTCCGACATACCATTTTGGCTCGAGGCCAATGCGTGCATGAACGCTGCCGATATGATCGGATCGCTTCAGGAACGTGTCATCAAGCCCGTCGGTAAAAGCGCTTTGCCAATGACGCGCCTGAGCCTTGCGGGCTCGCTCCATCGAGCCGGGATCGGTGAACTTGGCTGCGAGATCGCCGCGTCCGGCTACCTCCCGATAGAACCCATCAAGCGCACCTTCCATGGCGCGCGCGATACTGCGACTGACGCTTTGATATACCGGATCCTTGGCTTTTAGTCCATAATAATCAAGACGTTCGGTTAGTTCTGACGTATTCATTGGATGATGCTCCAGTGGCCTCAATGTGCCGGATCTGGTGCAACGCCCCTGCGCTGGAAAGAATCATCGTTACCCTTACGAACTCGAAGTCCGCAGGCCATTCTGGCATCTGCAGACATTCTGTTTATTCAGTACCTAAAACTTCCGTCCTTTGCGGTTAGGGCTGCACGATCCAATCAGAAAAGTAGCATCCTGAGCCTAAGCCAAAGCCCTCGTTGCCATCCGGGGAATCCCAGATTCAATATTCATCGAGGATCGCCCGCTCCTAGCGCAGCGCTGGTGGTTTGAGCCAAGCACGGTGCCCGCATTCTTCGTCGCGCTATAGATTTCGATGGAGCGGCT from Erythrobacter sp. encodes:
- a CDS encoding transposase, with the translated sequence MNDRRVVSDIIFMIRNGLRWRDAPAGCGPHKTVYNMFIRWSRLGV
- a CDS encoding MarR family transcriptional regulator — its product is MKYESLDDLTAAIQSANAVKIDVTILSEDQCKARKAESPCEGDRSIDEIAKKIYRARRKRDVIFEDYSIFGEPAWDILLDLFVNNSVGRSVSVKSASLGSAAPDTTALRWLRVLERSGLIHFTQDQSDGRRKLISLTQEGDQQMRRYLLAVAS
- a CDS encoding PilZ domain-containing protein, whose amino-acid sequence is MSISHDGLNNAPFVEGGVGDNDELDEAFDSHDETSVQQAAASPDRRADRRVVSAFRPGCVLAEGRMLLGIIRNLSAGGVMIELDEPLEPGTRVRYFWDETNVIDAVVAWSEGRRHGLDNAEAARPFDNPFPYRSVRVPCAMRAEIWAQGNRHFATLENLSLGGMRVSGFRAPRGALLTVRLGAVELAGASVRWSRDGETGIRFAKPLTRDELSRILSGMGAGDREESEVNADDIG
- a CDS encoding globin-coupled sensor protein, whose translation is MNTSELTERLDYYGLKAKDPVYQSVSRSIARAMEGALDGFYREVAGRGDLAAKFTDPGSMERARKAQARHWQSAFTDGLDDTFLKRSDHIGSVHARIGLEPKWYVGSYARILDDLVTQMIAPGWKSLLPWKRAEARRVAALVKVSLLDVDIALSSYFLDINNKVSSLNEVLGEALSKMATGKLNIDPVNLPSEYAKVAKDFNSTVAALHKTVAAVIDGVGTITTGSSEIQTASDDLARRTEQQAANLEETAAAVTQVATRVRETRKTASKARGTIRETNARAAEGAKIVAEAGEAMGQIEQSSEEITNIIGVIDAIAFQTNLLALNAGVEAARAGESGKGFAVVASEVRALAQRCSSAAEEVKSLITGTSTQVSSGVALVERTGKAFDLIAEAVSELTGSIEAIASSTEEQAESLSQIDTAVGELDQSTQQNAAMAEECTAAASSLAHEADKLHSTVNAFEVDPSPAGVDLDATEARRVTTVKHHVQRRRPTPRALGNLALQVTADAPGIEEDWSDF
- a CDS encoding transposase, whose protein sequence is MENRKAPLPHDMALYSNRSKIENIFGKLKDWRRIHTRSDRCAEAFISAICIAATVIFWLPQ